The sequence CAGGCCGCACCGCCTTCCAGCGAGACCGCGCCCGCGTACTGCACAGCTCCGCCCTGCGCCGCCTCGCAGGCAAGACCCAGGTCGTCACCCCCGGCACCCGCAGCCACATCTGGGACGCCAGCCCCCGCACCCGCCTGACCCACTCCCTGGAGTGCGCCCAGGTCGGCCGCGAGCTGGGCGCCGCCCTCGGCTGCGACCCCGACCTCGTCGAGGCGGCCTGCCTCTCCCACGACCTGGGCCACCCCCCGTTCGGGCACAACGGGGAACAGGCGCTGAACGAGTTCGCCGAGGACTGCGGCGGCTTCGAGGGCAACGCCCAGTCGCTCAGACTCCTCACCCGCATCGAGCCCAAGCGCTTCGTGCGCAGCGAGACGATGCCCCCGTCCACCACCGCGAACGGCGGCGGAGCAGGAATCCGGGTCGGCGCAGGCGACGGCCTGATCAGCGTCGGCCTCAACCTCACCCGCGCCGCCCTGGACGCCGCCACGAAGTACCCCTGGCCGCGCGGCGGGCACCCCACCGACCCGGGCTCCCCGAAGTTCGGGGTCTACGACGACGACCGTCCCGTCTTCGACTGGGTCCGCGAGGGCGCCCCCGGCACCCGCACCACCTTCGAGGCGCAGGTCATGGACTGGGCCGACGACGTGGCGTACTCGGTGCACGACGTCGAGGACGGCCTGCACGCGGGCCACATCGACCCCGAGTGCCTGCACGCGGAGTCCGAGCGGCAGGAGATCTTCAAGGTCGCCGTCGGGCGGTACGTCGAGGCGGACACCGACCCCGCCGAGCTGGCGGAGGCCC is a genomic window of Streptomyces sp. NBC_00414 containing:
- a CDS encoding deoxyguanosinetriphosphate triphosphohydrolase produces the protein MEGTSTDPTSTQQPYEPQTPPPSYDPTSVARWATEPDKRPGRTAFQRDRARVLHSSALRRLAGKTQVVTPGTRSHIWDASPRTRLTHSLECAQVGRELGAALGCDPDLVEAACLSHDLGHPPFGHNGEQALNEFAEDCGGFEGNAQSLRLLTRIEPKRFVRSETMPPSTTANGGGAGIRVGAGDGLISVGLNLTRAALDAATKYPWPRGGHPTDPGSPKFGVYDDDRPVFDWVREGAPGTRTTFEAQVMDWADDVAYSVHDVEDGLHAGHIDPECLHAESERQEIFKVAVGRYVEADTDPAELAEALDRLLAQEWWPHRYDGSAVAQARLKDATSQLIGRFCLAAEGATRATYGAGRLTRYAAELVVPRAARLECAVLKAVADRYVMQRAEQELLRADQRIVVAELAEALTARAPEGLDPQFRALFDEASDDRARKRVIVDQIASLTDAAARSLHARLRVQV